A stretch of DNA from Manihot esculenta cultivar AM560-2 chromosome 7, M.esculenta_v8, whole genome shotgun sequence:
ggatagctagaattaggtctctctatttcttaatgtgattgatagttgttagatgcctaaggctcaaggacgttccttggcaacttgttgattagtgattggttagaggacgttccctaattaatttatgcttaaagagagatatggtggtgagaagcgttttccatctccataactaatttattgaatcaaacaaatgaacctaagtatcaatgattaatcccaacaactgaagtggatcttcaactagagcttttgtcataattgaatctctttatttttattattcgcttactttattgctttcatcattagtttaattgaatcaatctcaaaacccccctttttaatttgctttcagtttaatttactttcaattcatttactttcagtttattttcttggtcttgataaggaagataggtaagtataaattccctatggattcgatcctttcaccactatctgcagttgtaaaattattgataactaaaaaggtttttttttttgacaggTTTTGACAACCACACAGTCAAAAATTagtgccgttgccggggagttgatttaactaatttatttttctttcatgaccagatctggatgCAAGGAGACTCTGAATTacaatccagaaattgagcgcacaatcaggCGATTAGGGAAGCAAGAAACCACTGAACCCACCTCTGAAGAGCCCACCATCGCAGATCCAGCCTCAGAACCTTCTGAACTTCACCAAACAGCCGCAGAGATGGCTGAAGTTAATGCACAACCTGTTGCCCATGCAAAACCTTCTGTCCATGATGaattaattcaagaaaatccagcaatgaggccaccaatgccaagagaaagaacactgagagagttggcagcccctatagtTGATGAAGCACCTCTCTGCATCACCTATtcgcctctgacagttccctctgagctcaaaacaggtttgattcatcttctacctaaatttagaggtttagagaatgagaatccacataagcacttaaaggAATTCCAAATtgtatgttcatccatgaggccaCAAGGCATAACTGAAGAGCATATGAAATTGAGAGCTTTCCccttttcacttgatgattatctatgtaacgactcggaaatcgataccctaccgtaacggctcgaaccgccaccggcgctaggatccagatcggcttaaggccgccgggacccgtagcaagccaaacatagctcctatcacctggtcaaatcccatacatgatcaaaactttaacataaaaactcaaacatctgatgtacaaaccgaacctgacctgtatgcgacataactgaaaatataaaacccctactagagccctcatcgcaactctagctgggtcaacataacatacatcaagccggagtcacatccaaagaactagaacctaacctgtgcatgcatcacaccacaaacataagacctctactagggtcctcgTCAATTAACAttgcgtggtaaacaacacatgccacaagattagttcaaacacaactcaacatctagcataacatacatcatgtattaaacagggactaaccaagtctcagggccaagcacagtactaaaccataaacataactccacttaactttacattacattctcttacaaatcattatatcaatttataatacatgtccacactaaaagtactaagctaatactattacataagcaaaacctttactcttgagacttcccgatcaacctcaaacctgcaacactggggttaggggagaggggtgagctaaaaaagcccagtgagtagaaacaaggaaaacagttcattaattacgtgctttcatgaaatgcgtcacagcacaaacaaatcatatcacggattggacccaaccccaaaacatccctaagctatttgcccggccaccatagagggcaccacaggacttcgtaatgcctggcccagccaggtcttatccatagggctagtggggtcgtccttggtccaatctccatcaacagtaaataatgcaatgcttcatattcgtgtaactagtgcaatcaacctattacatataaacatgatgcatgagcatgctttaggcatttgatttcataaaataaagattaagtttagttctactcacctctggcagacgctgaactgactccgcaacagctaacactaatggcctcctcgatccttcgggtccggtcctacacaggtggactcgaatgaggtgccaaacacactctaaacaactcataaacaactacccaaaaaccccctaaaacatcacttaaacatgcatagaaaacaaccatgaaaaggctggacagggcactttcggcggcaccttcggcagccgaaccctctctccagagacgaaactcgggcaccttcggctgccgaaagtccctcttcagagacgaaagtcaggcactttcggcggccgaatccttccttcggcggccgaaagtctgctttcaagccaaaactcagctttcgggggcaaggttaggcggccaatccatgcatccaaaggcaggttcggcggccgaaaccaccttcggcggccgaacctgagtgcttcccagaagggcagaactcagcttctcatgcattcaagcctcccaaaccttccaaacaccccaaaacaagcacccaaccttactaaaacatgcataaacccttaaccatgcacaaaggagtttaaacaagcttaaactccaacaaagaacatcaaaacatacatagatagcttatgacccacataagccaaaaccatcaaaacaaccaaatcctcacatactctctccccatcatgcatactcactcccacatgcataacctagcctaaacattcaacatagcatcatataaacatacttgagcatcacataacataccactacaaaaaaacagtgatttagcgaccaaaattttggtcgctaaaaggcagattttggtcgctattatgaaatagcgaccatttagcaACCAAAATGAAATGGTCGGTGTTTGGCCAGTCGCTAAAATTTTGGCGACAATATGAAAATTGGTcgctaaaatagcgaccaatcagcgaccattttttggtcgctaatttggtgtcatggcaGATAATGTATTGAAACATGGTCGTTaaaatttggtcgctaaatggtcgctgatttggTCGCTataatttggtcgctaaatggtcgctgtttTGATCGCTATTATGTTGTTATTTTATCGGCTCAGAGAAGAGCATTTAATCGTTGTGGggaagtaaattggtcgttaatTTTTAGTCGCGAAATGGTCGCTaaattggtcgctatttcgttGTTATTTGATCGCCTCAGAGAAGAGCATTTAGTCGCTGTGTGGgagtaaattggtcgttaatTTTTTGTCGCGAAATGGTCGCTGTTTTGGTCACTAAATTGATCGCTATTTCGTTGTTATTAGATCGCCTCAAAGAGCATTTAGTCGCTATTTCATcgcaaattaatagtaaaatcaaaaaaaatatttattatttaatttgcttttgtgGCTAATTAGTCACTAATAAatgcatttaaatctgattcatatcatttttccaataaattcataaacctgCTATAATATCAATATGTACACACACATTCCAATACATAAAATATCAAAGACAATATATACACATCAACTTCATTTCATAATTCTGCAATCTAAAAGTCCAAAACATTATTATAGTTCAACACTAAGAAacttaaaatatatcaaaatacaTAATGTATCCAAATAGTATAAAATTCatatcataaaacatattatttaaGTCAGTGAGATATGGCATCATGCTAATCCATATTTAAGTCGGTAAGATCTGATGCTTGTCTTACATATGAAGATTTAGAGATCCCCTCAATAAAACTTAATCCCCTTGCACTTGGCGAGCCCTTGATTGAACTTGTGCAGGCATCAGCCATGGCAACATCATTATCAAAGAAACTCGATGGCCCATTTTCTTTTGCAGAAATTCTTTCAGTGATATGTTCCAAAGCAGAGGCTATATTCTGCAAAACCCAATCATGGACTTGTACTACAGGAACAGGAACTGCAGGCATGTCAGGATCTGAATTGGCAAAAAATGGAGCAGCTTGACTTAATGAAACTCCTTCAGAACCCTTATCACCAAATTGAATCAGAAACCCAAGGTGCTCAAGACCTTCTACAGTCAAAACCTAAGACAGTGTGGTTAACCTTACAAATTAGGACCAAGCTGAAGATGATATCACAAagcagaaaaataaattttagaagaAACAAAGAGTTATACGTATTAATATTTCCTTCACTTTGGGTTGCTAGAGAATTTTGGGTTGCTATTGTTGTGTACAATGCACTTTTATGTAGGTTgctgtttttataattttgattatgTTTGTTTAAGTACCTAGATACACCAAATTCACATAGTCACAAGTAAGGGcttgaatttgaaaatttttaaaaagagtCCAATTCAACCCCCTCTTGGACCTTATTTAGGACAACAAAGCCTCTTCAAATAGAAAGAACTACCACATGACATTCTACATTTGAAACATTAATCAAGCAAAAGAAGTtcccaaaatttttttttttaagaaaatccaCTACCAGGAGTTCTTCTACAAGCATTCCATTTGAAAATCCAAAATGAAAAACATTGTCACATGCTTGTAGCAAAGTGAGCCCTGCAAAATCCAATGCAAATCCTCCCAAAGAggttttcattattttatataaacagAATCAACCAAGCTCTATATTTGGAATCACACACAGCTTTTTTGAAATTTCTAAACAACTTACAGGAACATTGATCACAGCCCAAAGCAATTAATAAgccttaaaaagtaaaatacaaTATATATGCCAAAAATCGGTAAATTCCTTGcagattttcattttcattattTGAGGAACTATATCACTTCTCTGCTTCCAGACTAAGTAAACAAAAAGAGTTCAGGAGTACTTGCTTGTGTAAACAATTTCCTCTTTCCACTAACATTCACTCTTCCAGTTCAACAAGGTTTACCTAAACCATCCATGAAAAAGCACAGCAAGAGCGCATTTGCAAAGTAACAGCAGCATGACATattcaaaaacaaaaaacaaagaaaaaaaaaagagttatgttGCTCCAaccataaaaaatttcattaaaataacaaaaataatattagAGAAATACAAGGAAACCaagacaaataaataataatattagaatTGATGAAGCCCGATAGACTTCTAGCATACAGTCTGGTATTTACAAAATAACCCTACTGAAAGTTGGTATTTATGCACATTGTCAGTGTACAAACACTTGAGCCATCAATTGAACTAAATAAACAGGACTTTCCCGCATAGATAATGAAGCCATTCTTAGATAGACCAACTAGGTTAACAAGTTTAAATCCCCAAATATTTATTGAAGCTCAGTTAATGCATAACTGGGTATTGCAGAACACCAAGCCATATGGAAGTTGCTATTCATTGATTCAtgcaaagaagaagaaataattAAAGATCATTGCCAAATGTATCTTCCATAAAGGAAAAGGAAGGGACAAATAAAGCCATAATCCCTGGAAAAAATTCTTgcaatttttgaatttattaatatgtgCATATTTATGAGTTCAACATTAGCAAGAGTACTCCATACCTCAAAACAATTTCAGTGGACAATTTTCTAAGATATCCACACAATCCTCAATAAATCGTACTCGAGAAGTACGAATACAAAGACCGATAGTAACAGGAGACGCATACCTCAAAATAAGAAATTTGACAAGGTAAAACCATTGCATAGGACCTCTGACTAAACACAGTTATGGGAATATGGGCAAATAGATTCTCAAGTACCCCTATATTATCTAAAAGCaaaatttgtttgttttttttttttttttggggtggGCGGTGGAATCATCTAAAAAAGAGCAAAGAGCAAGATACATGCaagaaaaattcagaaaatatgACTGCAAACATAATCAAGTACCTCCTTGAAAAATCGAAGAAAATTCATCCATTGGTCCCAGTTTATCACCTTGTAATCACTCTGGATCTGTCAGACAACCAAGTTAACAAGTCATAAGACATATCATGGATGGATATCCAGATAACAAGATAGGTTAAAGCTAACAAATTATAGTAGAGGCATCAACAAACTACCTTTAGATACTCAATTAATGAATCAACCTCGGCTCGGAATTGGGAACCAAGTACAAGATCCAACAATTCACAAATGCTCTCAATGTCTACACTTTTTTGCTTCTCTTCTGAAATAATAAAACGAAAGAAAATTAACTAtcacaataaaagaaaataaagatattaattGACAAGTTCATGAAACCCAAAGCAAATGCCTTTTTTTCTTTGATACATCAGAAATTCCTTTCAAGGAAAAGGGGTGTCGGCATTCAAACCCCTAATCATGGTTCTGCTATCTAGGATTGAAATTTTAAGATGATGACTTGGAGTTGGAGCTATTGCAAGTGATGATGATTGAGAGGATCAGGCTTGTTCTTGGTTATTATGCTGTTGTAATTTGGGGAGTGATTGGGGTGCCCCTTCTTGGTTATTCTGCTCTTGCAATGCCTgctgtatttaattattttttttaataattgattgGGTTAATATTGTGCTGACTTAATTGGTGTtaatcaatttttctttttataattgatTGGGCTATTGTTCTTGCAGCATTGCTTGTTGGAATTGAGATTTGGAGAAAGTTTTGACCAGAATTTTAGGGAGTTGGGGAACCGATCAGTTCTAAAGCGAAACGAACTGATTTTTTCAGATCAGTTTGCTTTTACTTCTGTTCAGTCTGTAAAAGAATACGATTTTCAGTTTTCAGTTATTTAGATTTGCCCCAACCAACAGCTTTGTTGACAAGTGAAAAAAGGAGTGAAAATTTGTTGTGCATCTatagtaaaaagaaaaagtgggAAGTGAGGTCAGAATAAAAAGAGAGCAATTGCAATGTGATATAGTTATCCAATGAAGGGTGCAATCTCGATTCCAACTAGAATGCAAAAGTTCTATTGGATAGTCATTGAAGTCAACGAAAACCACCAAAATGAGCACTTAGCTTATTACGAATTTATTACATATTGAATTCTAAGCAGCATGAGACAAAGTTCAACCACCTTGTTAATTACGAAAATCAAGTTTCATAAGGATATCAACTTGTAAAAGACTGCCCACTGGTGGATCTTGATGCTTAGGCAAATTTATAAGTACCTTATGATCCTAGCAAATGACACCATCAATCAGTCATAATGTGCATAAACATGCTTGAAACCATTTTGAGGAAATTAAACTGATATCCATAGACCATGTGCTCGAAGAAATTTATGAACACTAGGACGTTCAGCAGAGAATAGTTAGGCATGCATCAGTTGCCATAGGCAACTGTTTTTGACAATTACCTATCTCAGCCAACAGCACAAAAATCGGAGTACAAGCATAGACGCAAAGTTCTATACTCTCAAAGTATACTCCTAAAAATctaaacataataaaataagCCATTAACCAGATATAAAAAACCTTAGTAATTATGCATATGTTAAAGTAAACAAACAAGCAATAGATGGAGATCACCTCAAAGAACTTCTAATGCCCCGCTTAGGAGAGGAATCCTCCTTCGTGAAGTACCACTGAGCAATAGTCCCATTGATCACATAAACCTGAGTTTCGACCATTGTAGTCAAAGACCACAGCATTGCAAGAATTGCCAATGCATAGTATGCAGGCACCCAACTGTCCTGCTTCCAAACACAAGTGTATTCACCACTTGATTCCTTTGGCACAATTTTCCCATTAAGCCTAGCAAACACCAAGAATACTACAATTGGAGCATAATAAAACACTAAACCAAATGTCAATAACGGTAAGGCCACCAATAAAGCTAAATTCTTTGACAGTGCATCAGAGGCAACCCCAATTATCATCACAGTCAAATCAATTCGATGCCAATTAGCTACAAGAATCCACATAATGACCCCAATAACTAAGAACACAAAAACCAGCACCAAAATCCTATAAACCAAAGGGAAGGCATCGATGCAAGTAGAGCTAACTGTGTAGGCAACGAACCAATAAATATTGAAGAAGATGGGAAGaacaataaagaaaggaagCGAGATGTACACAATCTGTTTGGTGTAATGCTtgagcaacaaaagaaaaagaaaacaaatggGTGCACTCAAAATGAAAGTAACTACAAGGTTCCATATCAAAGCCTCCCAAAAACCAGAACTCCACAAACTAAGTAAGTAATAATACACATGGGTTTCCAAGAACCAAACAGAAGACGACGACAGGGAGTCCTTGGCGCAAGAAGTTGAGTTGAATTCATATGTAAAAGAAGAAAGATTGGTGTAATCTGGGTTTCTATGGGAAACAGAGAAGATTCCAAAAGCGAAAGTGCAAAGAACACAGAGAGCAAAGAGAATGAGAAAGGGAATATCTTTGAAGGGTCTCGGACCAGAATTGTAAGAGATCGGGAGACAAGTTTCACAGATCTATATAGGACTAGTCACTTAAACCTCCTTCACCCGAAAATTCCCAAAATTGCATCCTAAGCTAAAACCCCACCGAACAAACAAAGAGGgggaaaataagaaaagaaagcgaaaaattaaaaaagtttgaaataaataaacaaatgaaaattGAGGAGAAGCCATAAACAGATAATAGAGGAGAAACTGAGTAAAGAGAAGACAGAGACAAAAACTGAGCAAACCTGAAGAGAGTTCCAGTCAAAGGAGATTTCGCCGTCGTCGACTGGGTGGAGATAGGAGACGTCGCCGCTGCCGACTGGACTGCCGGCACTcttcagtgaagtgggggagagaggcgTTGATTGGGAAGGGAATCGGGGGAGAGAGGCGCGGACGGAGAGAGGGAAGTTTGACTCGAGCAAAATGGGAAAATAGAAgagggattagggttagttttgttagtataACTAATTAGTGATTAGGGATTAGGAATGAGGGATTATGGTTAGTTTTCgtagggattagggattaagGATTAGAAATTAGGGATTAGAGTTAGGGATTaagaattagggattagggattatggattagagattagggttaattttgttAGGAATTAGGGATTAATTAGGAATTAGGGTTAGAGATTACAGATTAGTTATTAGGAattagggttaattttattagggattagggattaattaGGTATTATatattaggggtgagcagaattcggttcaaaccgaaaaaaccgatcgaaccgaattgatttgaaaatttggttcggtttttttatatattttggttcggtttttaattttaaaaattttaattatttcggttcggttcggttttgataaaaaaaaaataaaaaaaccgaaccgaaccgattaatgataataatatgttttttcaataatatagagaaattaaatcatatgaagattaaaatattttaattaaattttaaaatactaaaaataaagtgtaaaaaataaaaaaattattaaaaatcaaaatcgatcaaaccgaatcgaatcgaactgaatcagactggttcggtttgatttggtttctgatcaaaatcggtttggttcgatttatataaatactaaaattttgattttcggtttattcggttcagttcgattttaaaccgaaccgaccgaatgctcacccctaatagaTATTAGGGATTAGGATTAAGAATTAGGTTAAATTATTCCTTAAATTgtcaaaacgacgtcgttttgaaatcacttaatttaaaattttaaataaaataaaatttaattaaaaattaaattaaaattttaaaaataaaatggtcgctgattggtcgctatttagcgactaattattttagtcgctaaatatggtcgcaaataactcgcgccattaattcccgctaaatttagcgaccattttatatttggtcgctaaatagcgaccaattaacgaccaaaaattggtcgctaagctttttgttaaataaatatattatttcattcatttagTCACAGAGTCGTTGATTGGTAGCTATATAGCGACAAAAAAATATGGTCGctaattttggtcgcaatttcacagtttttttgtagtgtacattgggcataaaacccacataaatcctaacatgcatatctacccatactctactattaaaaccttcataaaacttcaaaagacactaggaaaacaaagatctacacttacctcttgaagatcgagggttgcgtgatctctaactcggaggtgtggagaatccaagctccaaaagctccaagctcccaaaacttcgatctaacctttaaaactcttcaaaataaccatggaactcattaaaacatgaaggagatgaagaaaaacatgaaaatggccaaaggaggacaaaaactcacctgagctcgagaatggg
This window harbors:
- the LOC110619010 gene encoding uncharacterized protein LOC110619010, with protein sequence MASPQFSFICETCLPISYNSGPRPFKDIPFLILFALCVLCTFAFGIFSVSHRNPDYTNLSSFTYEFNSTSCAKDSLSSSSVWFLETHVYYYLLSLWSSGFWEALIWNLVVTFILSAPICFLFLLLLKHYTKQIVYISLPFFIVLPIFFNIYWFVAYTVSSTCIDAFPLVYRILVLVFVFLVIGVIMWILVANWHRIDLTVMIIGVASDALSKNLALLVALPLLTFGLVFYYAPIVVFLVFARLNGKIVPKESSGEYTCVWKQDSWVPAYYALAILAMLWSLTTMVETQVYVINGTIAQWYFTKEDSSPKRGIRSSLRREAKKCRH